The Ascaphus truei isolate aAscTru1 chromosome 3, aAscTru1.hap1, whole genome shotgun sequence genome includes a region encoding these proteins:
- the LOC142491191 gene encoding odorant receptor 131-2-like has translation MANSTALHSNITQVSVDSNKNIESVRMAYLILLVLCFCIFLYFLTIILCVYFTTAHIRENTRYVLFVYMLINDTLYLVLGFFLVVFNIYVINLPMALCIVLVILSLTSFMATPYYLAVMALERYVAICYPLRHAQLCTPQRSHAAIAIIWAVGFSPCVADFIALSSSVETKYFSLSGICGRAMLIKTPVQNNMRYITIIFSFTMVGLIIVYTYIRIMLIARKLSSNKSSAFKAGKTIILHAFQLLLCMSAFTSHFTETYLKDYFAFFPITNFLLLMCLPRFLSPFIYGIRDEVLRKYIIKWHSFAITLG, from the coding sequence ATGGCGAACTCTACGGCTCTGCACAGCAAtatcacccaagtgtccgtcgaTAGCAACAAGAACATTGAGAGTGTGAGGATGGCTTATCTAATCTTGTTGGTCCTCTGCTTCTGCATCTTCTTGTACTTCCTTACAATTATACTCTGTGTCTACTTTACCACAGCTCATATTCGAGAGAACACTCGCTATGTCCTTTTTGTCTATATGCTCATTAATGACACACTGTATCTCGTCCTGGGCTTTTTTCTGGTGGTGTTTAACATATACGTGATAAACCTCCCTATGGCATTATGCATTGTCTTAGTGATTCTATCCTTAACTTCCTTTATGGCCACCCCCTATTACCTGGCAGTTATGGCTCTTGAACGCTATGTAGCCATTTGCTACCCGCTAAGACATGCACAGCTTTGCACCCCACAGAGATCTCATGCTGCCATTGCAATCATATGGGCAGTGGGATTCAGCCCTTGTGTTGCTGATTTCATTGCCCTGAGCTCCTCAGTTGAGACAAAGTATTTCTCTCTCAGTGGGATTTGTGGTCGGGCAATGTTGATAAAGACCCCAGTGCAAAATAACATGCGATACATCACCATCATCTTCAGCTTTACCATGGTGGGACTGATAATCGTGTACACGTACATCAGGATCATGCTGATTGCACGGAAGCTTAGTTCAAACAAATCATCTGCTTTCAAGGCTGGGAAAACAATTATACTCCACGCTTTCCAGCTCCTGTTATGCATGTCCGCTTTCACATCTCATTTTACAGAGACATACCTCAAAGattattttgctttttttccTATAACCAACTTCCTCCTATTGATGTGTCTGCCTCGGTTTCTCAGTCCTTTCATTTATGGGATTAGGGACGAAGTGTTGCGCAAATATATAATAAAGTGGCACTCTTTTGCAATCACTTTAGGATAG